Genomic segment of Paenibacillus polymyxa:
CCTTGAATCAATTGATGCAGTGCTGACTGGACACGATCTTTCTCAGGGCTAACCAACCGTGTTACAGGTACATAGTATTGAACTCCAGCAGGAGAAGAGGAAGAGAAATACACAGTGACTGGACTGGAATCCAGGGGTGTCACGCCATGACCAATTTCCAAATTAATACCTACTGCACGCGTCAATGGATGATCCAGCGGTGTGCCGCCAACAGGCATTTCGTTCAGTTTTTTGCCCTCCACCCAGATCTGTACGCTCTCAATATCGGGACGGTCGGTTAGGGTCCAGGTCAAGCTCTCCATTAATTTGCGTTCTTCCTGTGGCTTATAGTTGGCGAAAGATTTGTTGAATTCGACAACAGCCAGCTTGTTGTTCTTGTCCACTGTCACACTTTTTACTTCTGTACCCTGGGGTATTACCCCTTTAAATCCCTCTGGTAATAATCCAGCATATGGCCCGCCCTCAACCAATGTTTCCAGCGCTGACTTGGCATCTGCCTGCACATCACCTGTAGCAATCGGTAAAGATACCGGGGCCAGCAAACCGTTATGATCTTGCAAAAAAACAGCCCTCAGTTGCCCTGTACTGGCAGGTGCTTTTCCCGTTACAGCCTTAATCATGGACTGCTCTGTCGTGGACGGCGGGGGGTCAATAGATGCCGATTCGTCGCCGAAAAGGCTGCAGCCTGACAACAACAGGGGTAGGGATAGCAGTCCAGCTACAGAGGTCATACGCCATGGGTGTTTTATATTCATAAGTGAAGTTCCTCCCTAACAATTTTGTACAGATTGTACTAATATGTATACGAGCCTCGCGTAAAAAATAACTACTTTTTCAGCAGACTGGACACACTGATCATAATTGCAGTGGAAATCAGGATCTATACGAGGAGGGGAATTTCAACTTTATGGACAAGAAAAAAGCACCATACAGCTTGAATAGTAAAAAGGTAGCCGATGCCACCCGCGAGTTGCTGCACAAGCGTGGTGTACACCTGACTGAAATCGCAGAACTGGTCATGCTTTTACAAAAAAAATATTACCCGACCCTAACGATGGAAGAATGTATTGAGAATGTGGACAAGGTGCTGATGAAGCGCGAGGTTCAAAATGCAGTGCTCACGGGCATCCAACTCGATATCCTTGCCGAACAGGGCGCCCTTCTTCCCCCATTGCAGGACATGATTGAGAATGATGAGGGATTATACGGAGTGGATGAGATTCTGGCCTTCTCCATCGTAAATGTGTACGGCAGCATTGGATTTACCAATTACGGTTATGTTGATAAACTCAAACCCGGTGTTCTGGAACGCTTGAATGATAAAAGCCTCGGGCCGATCCATACGTTCCTGGACGACATCGTGGGCGCTATCGCAGCTTCGGCCAGCAGCCGTATCGCCCATCGCAAACAGGCAGAGCGCGAGCAGGAGCTTGGGGAAGAAAGTGCACCGAATACAACACGTTAAAAAAACAACAACACCCTAAATTATAAACAACACGTTGGAATATAACAGATATAGACAAGCTTAGAGGAGAACTAGACATGGCAAACGTAACTGAAGGATATACATTCCGTACGATGCAGGCTGACGATTATGATCAGGCCATTGAGCTTTGGAATGGCTTAGACGGATTAGGATTAAGCGAGGCCGACTCACCGGAGCGGATTGCACGCTTTTTACAACGGAACGAAGGACTTAGCTTTGTCTGTGAGTACAACGGAAACATTATAGGCACGATTTTAGCGGGTCACGATTCTCGCAGGGGGTTTTTGTATCATCTCGGTGTAGCCACAGCACATCGTGGTCAAGGGATCGCGCCCAGACTGGTGGATAAGGCGTTATCTGCTTTGCTGAGAGAAGGCATTGATAAATGTCATCTGTTTGTAATGGAGCATAACGCAGGGGGTCAACGCTTCTGGTCAGATAACGGCTGGGAGAAACGGGATGGAATTTT
This window contains:
- a CDS encoding GerMN domain-containing protein; the protein is MNIKHPWRMTSVAGLLSLPLLLSGCSLFGDESASIDPPPSTTEQSMIKAVTGKAPASTGQLRAVFLQDHNGLLAPVSLPIATGDVQADAKSALETLVEGGPYAGLLPEGFKGVIPQGTEVKSVTVDKNNKLAVVEFNKSFANYKPQEERKLMESLTWTLTDRPDIESVQIWVEGKKLNEMPVGGTPLDHPLTRAVGINLEIGHGVTPLDSSPVTVYFSSSSPAGVQYYVPVTRLVSPEKDRVQSALHQLIQGPQTKDGLQEVMTGETALKSVERSKDNVITVSLSDDMFAKGEAVPAEFLESVVLTAADNSDDAVKTKIRIELNGEKSVIGQNNQNYGEPVAKPQHINEIPL
- a CDS encoding phosphatidylglycerophosphatase A; the protein is MDKKKAPYSLNSKKVADATRELLHKRGVHLTEIAELVMLLQKKYYPTLTMEECIENVDKVLMKREVQNAVLTGIQLDILAEQGALLPPLQDMIENDEGLYGVDEILAFSIVNVYGSIGFTNYGYVDKLKPGVLERLNDKSLGPIHTFLDDIVGAIAASASSRIAHRKQAEREQELGEESAPNTTR
- a CDS encoding GNAT family N-acetyltransferase — translated: MANVTEGYTFRTMQADDYDQAIELWNGLDGLGLSEADSPERIARFLQRNEGLSFVCEYNGNIIGTILAGHDSRRGFLYHLGVATAHRGQGIAPRLVDKALSALLREGIDKCHLFVMEHNAGGQRFWSDNGWEKRDGILLYSRGL